A single genomic interval of Streptomyces sp. BA2 harbors:
- a CDS encoding response regulator, translating into MPVTVLLVDDEPLVRAGLRAVLEAQPDIEVVGEAADGAAVIPLVRQLRPDVVAMDVRMPLLDGIEATRAVLRTVQEPPKILVVTTFENDEYVYEALRAGADGFLLKRARPAEIVNAVRLVAEGDSLLFPAAVRQLAGEYGRRPGNAAARDVLDRAALTEREADVLRLMTRGLSNAEIATELIVGAETVKSHVSSLLAKLGARDRTQAVIAAYESGFVAPG; encoded by the coding sequence ATGCCGGTCACAGTCCTCCTCGTCGACGACGAACCCCTCGTACGCGCGGGCCTGCGTGCCGTTCTGGAGGCGCAGCCCGACATCGAGGTGGTCGGCGAGGCGGCCGACGGCGCCGCGGTGATTCCGCTCGTGCGCCAACTGCGGCCGGATGTGGTCGCCATGGACGTCCGGATGCCGCTCCTGGACGGCATCGAGGCCACGCGCGCGGTCCTGCGCACCGTGCAGGAGCCGCCGAAGATCCTGGTCGTGACGACCTTCGAGAACGACGAGTACGTGTACGAGGCGCTGCGCGCGGGTGCCGACGGCTTCCTGCTCAAGCGCGCCCGTCCCGCGGAGATCGTGAACGCCGTCCGTCTGGTCGCGGAGGGCGATTCGCTGCTGTTCCCCGCGGCGGTGCGGCAGCTCGCGGGCGAGTACGGGCGCAGACCCGGCAACGCGGCGGCCAGGGACGTTCTCGACCGGGCCGCGCTCACCGAGCGCGAGGCGGATGTGCTGCGTCTCATGACGCGCGGCCTGTCGAACGCGGAGATCGCGACGGAGCTGATCGTCGGCGCCGAGACGGTCAAGTCGCATGTGAGTTCCCTGCTGGCGAAGCTGGGCGCCCGCGACCGGACGCAGGCGGTCATCGCCGCGTACGAATCCGGTTTCGTGGCACCGGGCTGA